One genomic window of Nocardioides daphniae includes the following:
- a CDS encoding propionyl-CoA synthetase — translation MSYREAYQQSISSPEEFWGEQAALVDWFRKPQQVLDSTNPPFHRWFPDATLNTCYNALDRHVVRGAAERTALIYDSAVTGTKRRYSYAELLTEVAAFAGALQQLGVEKGDRVVVYMPMIPEAVIAMLACARIGAVHSVVFGGFAPQELAIRIDDATPKVVVSASCGIEPSRTIAYKPLLDQALELAEHAPEAVVVKQRPEVTAELVDGRDLDWDVAMSAGRVQPAGCVEVAATDPLYVLYTSGTTGKPKGIVRDNGGHAVAMAWSFPNVYGCDAGDVWWAASDVGWVVGHSYIVYGPLISGATTVLYEGKPVGTPDAGAFWRVIEEYGVKALFTAPTAIRAIKKEDPEGRLVGEYDLSSLQTLFLAGERLDPDTWEWAGEKLGVPVVDNWWQTETGWPIASNLRGLEPMEIKPGSPSVPVPGFDVQVLDGSGNQVPPGSEGAICLKLPMPPGTLATLWGDDQRYVDSYLSAFDGYYLSGDGGYVDPDGYVYVMGRTDDVINVAGHRLSTASMEEVISRHPAVAECAVIGVADPMKGQLPRGFVVLKAGVEADPDEIRDELVARVRAEIGAVAAFKEVVVVGGLPKTRSGKILRKTMREIADGKDAAVPSTIEDAGVLDTLRPVLRRE, via the coding sequence ATGAGCTACCGCGAGGCGTACCAGCAGTCGATCAGCAGCCCGGAGGAGTTCTGGGGCGAGCAGGCGGCACTGGTGGACTGGTTCCGCAAGCCGCAGCAGGTCCTGGACTCCACCAACCCGCCCTTCCACCGGTGGTTCCCCGACGCCACGCTCAACACGTGCTACAACGCGCTCGACCGCCACGTCGTGCGCGGCGCCGCCGAGCGCACCGCACTCATCTACGACTCCGCGGTCACCGGGACGAAGCGCCGTTACTCGTACGCCGAGCTGCTCACCGAGGTCGCTGCCTTCGCGGGCGCGCTGCAGCAGCTCGGGGTGGAGAAGGGCGACCGGGTCGTCGTCTACATGCCGATGATCCCCGAGGCCGTGATCGCGATGCTGGCCTGCGCCCGGATCGGGGCCGTCCACTCGGTCGTCTTCGGCGGCTTCGCGCCGCAGGAGCTGGCGATCCGCATCGACGACGCCACCCCCAAGGTCGTGGTGAGCGCCAGCTGCGGCATCGAGCCATCGCGCACCATTGCCTACAAGCCGCTGCTCGACCAGGCGCTCGAGCTGGCCGAGCACGCCCCCGAGGCCGTCGTGGTGAAGCAGCGCCCCGAGGTCACCGCCGAGCTGGTCGACGGGCGCGACCTGGACTGGGACGTGGCGATGAGCGCCGGCCGGGTCCAGCCCGCCGGATGCGTCGAGGTCGCCGCCACCGACCCGCTCTACGTGCTCTACACCTCCGGCACCACCGGCAAGCCCAAGGGCATCGTCCGCGACAACGGCGGCCACGCGGTCGCGATGGCGTGGTCGTTCCCGAACGTCTACGGCTGCGACGCCGGTGACGTCTGGTGGGCCGCCTCCGACGTCGGTTGGGTGGTCGGCCACTCCTACATCGTCTACGGACCGTTGATCAGCGGCGCCACGACGGTGCTGTACGAGGGCAAGCCGGTCGGCACCCCCGACGCCGGCGCCTTCTGGCGGGTCATCGAGGAGTACGGCGTCAAGGCGCTCTTCACCGCCCCGACGGCGATCCGGGCGATCAAGAAGGAGGACCCCGAAGGCCGGTTGGTGGGGGAGTACGACCTCTCCAGCCTCCAGACCCTCTTCCTGGCCGGTGAGCGCCTCGACCCCGACACCTGGGAGTGGGCGGGCGAGAAGCTCGGCGTGCCCGTGGTCGACAACTGGTGGCAGACCGAGACGGGCTGGCCCATCGCCTCCAACCTGCGCGGCCTCGAGCCGATGGAGATCAAGCCCGGTTCGCCCTCGGTGCCGGTGCCGGGCTTCGACGTGCAGGTGCTCGACGGCTCGGGCAACCAGGTGCCGCCCGGCTCGGAGGGTGCGATCTGCCTCAAGCTGCCGATGCCGCCCGGCACGCTCGCCACCCTGTGGGGCGACGACCAGCGCTACGTCGACTCCTACCTCTCCGCCTTCGACGGCTACTACCTCTCCGGTGACGGCGGGTACGTCGACCCCGACGGCTACGTGTACGTGATGGGCCGCACCGACGACGTCATCAACGTCGCCGGCCACCGCCTCTCGACCGCCTCGATGGAGGAGGTCATCTCGCGTCACCCGGCGGTCGCCGAGTGCGCCGTCATCGGTGTCGCCGACCCGATGAAGGGTCAGCTGCCGCGCGGCTTCGTGGTGTTGAAGGCGGGGGTGGAGGCCGACCCCGACGAGATCCGTGACGAGCTGGTGGCCCGGGTGCGGGCCGAGATCGGCGCCGTCGCGGCCTTCAAGGAGGTCGTGGTCGTGGGCGGCCTGCCCAAGACGCGCAGCGGCAAGATCCTGCGCAAGACCATGCGCGAGATCGCCGACGGCAAGGACGCTGCCGTGCCCAGCACCATCGAGGACGCGGGTGTGCTGGACACGCTGCGGCCGGTGCTGCGTCGCGAGTGA
- a CDS encoding type IV toxin-antitoxin system AbiEi family antitoxin domain-containing protein, with protein MVWQDVARAQDGVVARGQVLADGLQPHDVKRLVRRRDLVPVHRGVYVTHTGDLTWRQQAWAGALALWPAALWGPSALAAMDAREPVNDTPLHLAVDHERRVAQLTGVVLHRVVGLEPRVRWSASPPRMHVEEAALDVAVTAGDEFAAVAALADVVQRRLTTPARLSATLDRRVRLAHRGWLTDVLADLEEGSDSVLEHRYLVRVERRHGLPHGRRQARLPGAAAVHDVLYEGARVIVELDGRAHHSLARDRFADLDRDAVALLAGHVTVRLGWGQVVGQPCRTAARLAALLAQRGWEGSLRPCPDC; from the coding sequence ATGGTGTGGCAGGACGTGGCTCGAGCACAGGACGGTGTCGTCGCTCGTGGTCAGGTGCTGGCTGACGGGCTCCAGCCGCACGACGTCAAGCGGCTCGTCCGACGACGCGACCTGGTCCCGGTGCACCGAGGGGTCTACGTCACCCACACCGGCGACCTGACGTGGCGGCAGCAGGCGTGGGCGGGTGCGCTTGCGCTCTGGCCGGCGGCCCTGTGGGGTCCTTCCGCCCTCGCAGCCATGGATGCGCGCGAACCCGTCAACGACACGCCTCTCCACCTTGCCGTCGACCACGAGCGTCGTGTTGCCCAGCTGACGGGGGTGGTCCTCCACCGGGTCGTGGGTCTCGAGCCGCGGGTGCGCTGGAGTGCGTCCCCTCCGCGCATGCACGTGGAGGAGGCTGCTCTGGACGTCGCCGTGACCGCCGGGGACGAGTTCGCCGCAGTCGCGGCGCTGGCCGACGTCGTACAGCGGCGACTCACCACACCCGCGCGGCTGTCAGCAACCCTTGACCGCCGCGTACGCCTGGCGCACCGTGGTTGGCTGACGGATGTGCTGGCTGACCTCGAGGAGGGAAGCGACTCGGTGCTCGAGCATCGGTACCTCGTCCGGGTGGAGCGGCGTCACGGACTCCCACACGGTCGCCGCCAGGCACGTCTGCCCGGCGCTGCCGCGGTCCACGACGTGCTCTACGAAGGTGCGCGCGTGATCGTGGAGCTCGACGGCCGGGCGCACCACTCGCTCGCGCGTGACCGGTTCGCCGACCTCGACCGGGACGCCGTCGCGCTGCTCGCGGGACACGTGACCGTGCGGCTGGGGTGGGGGCAGGTGGTCGGCCAGCCGTGCCGTACGGCGGCCCGCCTCGCGGCCCTGCTCGCCCAACGAGGGTGGGAGGGGTCTCTCCGTCCCTGCCCAGACTGCTGA
- the metZ gene encoding O-succinylhomoserine sulfhydrylase: MSTTPDSSWHPATQAVRAGLARSGFDETSEALFLTSGYVFTTAQDAADTFAGELEHDVYSRYTNPTVRMFEERMAALEGAEACAATSSGMSAIFCSLAALLQNGDRVVASRAMFGAIIYVVNEFFPRWGVETVLVDPTDLDAWAEALSVPTKAVLFESPSNPLLAMVDIEAVSELAHAAGATVIVDNVFATPVFSKPLQQGADVVVYSATKHIDGQGRVLGGAVLGRADYVAEIVTLLRNLGPTLSAFNAWVLLKGLETLDLRVRRMAENAEAVARFLESHPKVGTTIYPMLDSFPQRELAAKQLTGGGTVVAIKLEGGQEEAFRFMDALEIFDISNNLGDAKSLVTHPATTTHRRIGPEGRAAAGITDGTVRFSVGLEDARDLVADLEQALAQLD, translated from the coding sequence ATGAGCACGACCCCCGACTCCTCCTGGCACCCGGCGACCCAGGCAGTGCGTGCCGGCCTGGCTCGCAGCGGGTTCGACGAGACCTCCGAGGCTCTCTTCCTCACCAGCGGCTACGTCTTCACCACCGCGCAGGACGCGGCCGACACCTTCGCCGGCGAGCTCGAGCACGACGTCTACTCCCGCTACACCAACCCGACGGTGCGGATGTTCGAGGAGCGCATGGCCGCCCTCGAGGGCGCCGAGGCCTGCGCCGCCACGTCGTCGGGCATGTCCGCGATCTTCTGCTCGCTCGCCGCGCTGCTGCAGAACGGCGACCGGGTCGTCGCCTCCCGCGCGATGTTCGGCGCGATCATCTACGTGGTCAACGAGTTCTTCCCGAGGTGGGGCGTCGAGACGGTGCTGGTCGACCCGACCGACCTCGATGCCTGGGCCGAGGCGCTCTCGGTGCCGACGAAGGCGGTGCTCTTCGAGAGCCCCTCCAACCCGCTCCTCGCGATGGTCGACATCGAGGCGGTCTCCGAGCTCGCGCACGCCGCGGGCGCGACCGTCATCGTCGACAACGTCTTCGCCACCCCGGTCTTCTCCAAGCCGCTGCAGCAGGGCGCCGACGTGGTCGTCTACTCGGCGACCAAGCACATCGACGGCCAGGGCCGCGTCCTGGGCGGCGCCGTGCTCGGCCGGGCCGACTACGTGGCCGAGATCGTGACCTTGCTGCGCAACCTGGGACCGACGCTCTCCGCCTTCAACGCCTGGGTGCTGCTCAAGGGGCTGGAGACCCTCGACCTGCGGGTGCGCCGCATGGCCGAGAACGCGGAGGCGGTGGCCCGCTTCCTCGAGTCGCACCCCAAGGTCGGCACCACCATCTATCCGATGCTCGACTCCTTCCCCCAGCGGGAGCTGGCGGCCAAGCAGCTCACCGGCGGTGGCACGGTCGTGGCGATCAAGCTCGAGGGTGGCCAGGAGGAGGCGTTCCGGTTCATGGACGCCCTGGAGATCTTCGACATCTCCAACAACCTCGGCGACGCGAAGTCGCTGGTCACCCACCCGGCCACCACCACGCACCGCCGGATCGGCCCCGAGGGCCGCGCTGCCGCCGGCATCACCGACGGCACCGTCCGCTTCTCCGTCGGCCTCGAGGACGCCCGCGACCTGGTCGCAGACTTGGAGCAGGCGCTCGCGCAGCTCGACTGA
- a CDS encoding histidine phosphatase family protein, with the protein MSSLQCPATLLLVGAPAPSPGVRAQAPAELLERLHPRRVASVWSSPAAYAREAAAAVAATTGGPVVVRTELSPVGDGERGEDVVHRLREVLQEAADLHRGEAVVLVTHTGPLEVGLPRLARMAVRPHPLAAWGLVELEVDEEWWCRAWGVAHPEDADGAPTP; encoded by the coding sequence ATGTCCTCGCTCCAGTGCCCTGCCACGCTCCTGCTCGTCGGCGCGCCGGCGCCGAGCCCCGGCGTACGGGCGCAGGCCCCCGCGGAGCTCCTCGAGCGGTTGCACCCACGACGCGTGGCGAGCGTGTGGTCGAGCCCCGCGGCGTACGCCCGTGAGGCCGCCGCCGCGGTCGCGGCGACGACCGGTGGCCCCGTCGTGGTGCGCACCGAGCTCTCGCCCGTCGGGGACGGTGAGCGGGGCGAGGACGTCGTGCACCGGCTGCGGGAGGTGCTCCAGGAGGCCGCCGACCTGCACCGTGGCGAGGCCGTCGTCCTGGTCACGCACACCGGACCGCTCGAGGTGGGGCTGCCCCGCCTGGCGCGGATGGCGGTCCGCCCGCACCCGCTCGCGGCGTGGGGGCTGGTCGAGCTCGAGGTCGACGAGGAGTGGTGGTGCCGCGCGTGGGGCGTCGCTCACCCCGAGGACGCGGACGGCGCGCCCACCCCCTGA
- a CDS encoding GNAT family N-acetyltransferase has product MSSGGGVRVLGRDDLPAFLALCADDPVVNVFADHRGRTTGLDPRWLGGEVWGRFVDGSLAAACHVAANFVPVGCTEEDVRVFARYALRRGRRASTLVGPSPLIAAFWDELDGAWGRAREERWSQPHMEYVGPARVAPDPGVRHSGLDDVDALYPACVAMYTEEVGVSPEVGGGAELYRARVVQLVARGWSFARYDEEGRVEFKAEVACASPYAAQVQGVWVRPDLRGRGLATAGMAAVAEAVRTGIAPVVSLYVNDWNAGARAVYEKVGFVETGASPPSCGEGAGSRFATRRGPPVACSHDHADVPALRTHAP; this is encoded by the coding sequence GTGAGCTCGGGCGGCGGCGTACGCGTCCTGGGGCGCGACGACCTGCCTGCGTTCCTGGCGCTCTGCGCCGACGACCCAGTGGTCAACGTCTTCGCCGACCACCGCGGCCGGACCACGGGCCTCGACCCGCGCTGGCTCGGGGGAGAGGTCTGGGGCCGCTTCGTGGACGGCTCGCTGGCGGCGGCCTGCCACGTCGCGGCCAACTTCGTGCCGGTGGGGTGCACGGAGGAGGACGTCCGCGTCTTTGCCCGCTACGCCCTGAGGCGCGGGCGTCGGGCCAGCACGCTGGTCGGTCCGTCCCCGCTGATCGCCGCCTTCTGGGACGAGCTCGACGGCGCCTGGGGACGGGCGCGCGAGGAGCGGTGGTCCCAGCCGCACATGGAGTACGTCGGCCCGGCGCGCGTCGCGCCGGACCCCGGCGTGCGGCACAGCGGGCTCGACGACGTGGACGCGCTCTACCCGGCCTGCGTGGCGATGTACACCGAGGAGGTCGGCGTCTCGCCCGAGGTCGGCGGGGGAGCCGAGCTCTACCGGGCGCGCGTCGTGCAGCTGGTCGCCCGCGGCTGGTCCTTCGCCCGCTACGACGAGGAGGGGCGCGTGGAGTTCAAGGCCGAGGTCGCCTGCGCCTCGCCCTACGCCGCCCAGGTGCAGGGGGTGTGGGTCCGTCCCGACCTCCGCGGCCGGGGGCTGGCCACGGCCGGCATGGCGGCGGTCGCGGAGGCGGTGCGCACCGGGATCGCGCCGGTCGTCTCGCTCTACGTCAACGACTGGAACGCAGGCGCCCGGGCCGTCTACGAGAAGGTCGGGTTCGTGGAGACCGGCGCTTCGCCACCGTCATGTGGTGAGGGTGCGGGGTCGCGCTTCGCGACGCGGCGTGGCCCGCCAGTAGCCTGCTCCCATGATCATGCGGATGTCCCAGCTCTTCGTACGCACGCTCCGTGA
- a CDS encoding site-2 protease family protein, whose product MTVLLYTLGVVVFAVALVVSIGLHEVGHMAFAKKFGGKVTQYFVGFGPTVWSKQVGETEYGLKAIPLGGFVKIVGMLPPGADDSAEPVGVDEHGNPVHRVRKSNTGMFTQLVSDARAAEWETISAEDEPRLFYRMAWWKKVTVMAAGPAVNLLIAFAIFAPLFATYGNMADVRVSPVVADVSACVVPATEDQRVCTDEDPVAPARAAGIEVGDEILSFNGVAASDWDVLQKAIQDNSDGRAEILVRRGDEELTLVTNTTVTARPTGDDDAPLRQVGFLGVTPTAAPQTGGVLYTLDQMGDMTVRTLESLANLPQKVGRGHGDYRGGGA is encoded by the coding sequence ATGACCGTTCTGCTCTACACGCTCGGGGTCGTGGTCTTCGCCGTCGCCCTGGTGGTCTCCATCGGCCTGCACGAGGTCGGCCACATGGCCTTCGCGAAGAAGTTCGGCGGCAAGGTCACGCAGTACTTCGTCGGCTTCGGCCCGACGGTGTGGAGCAAGCAGGTCGGTGAGACCGAGTACGGCCTCAAGGCGATCCCGCTGGGCGGCTTCGTGAAGATCGTCGGCATGCTGCCGCCCGGCGCCGACGACAGCGCCGAGCCCGTCGGGGTGGACGAGCACGGCAACCCGGTGCACCGGGTCCGCAAGTCCAACACCGGCATGTTCACCCAGCTGGTCTCCGACGCCCGCGCCGCGGAGTGGGAGACCATCTCCGCCGAGGACGAGCCCCGCCTCTTCTACCGGATGGCCTGGTGGAAGAAGGTGACCGTGATGGCGGCCGGCCCCGCGGTCAACCTGCTCATCGCCTTCGCGATTTTCGCGCCCCTCTTCGCGACCTACGGCAACATGGCCGACGTCCGTGTCTCGCCCGTCGTCGCCGACGTCTCCGCCTGCGTGGTCCCGGCGACCGAGGACCAGCGGGTCTGCACCGACGAGGACCCGGTCGCCCCCGCCAGGGCTGCCGGCATCGAGGTCGGCGACGAGATCCTCTCCTTCAACGGCGTCGCCGCCTCCGACTGGGACGTCCTGCAGAAGGCGATCCAGGACAACTCCGACGGCCGCGCCGAGATCCTGGTCCGTCGCGGTGACGAGGAGCTGACCCTCGTCACCAACACCACCGTCACCGCGCGCCCGACCGGGGACGACGACGCCCCGCTGCGCCAGGTGGGCTTCCTGGGCGTCACGCCGACGGCCGCGCCGCAGACCGGCGGGGTGCTCTACACCCTCGACCAGATGGGTGACATGACCGTGCGCACCCTGGAATCGCTGGCCAACCTCCCGCAGAAGGTGGGGCGTGGCCATGGCGATTATCGGGGTGGAGGAGCGTGA
- the ispG gene encoding flavodoxin-dependent (E)-4-hydroxy-3-methylbut-2-enyl-diphosphate synthase, whose product MTSIGLGMPALPPPVLAPRRPTRQIKVGAVGVGSDHPISVQSMTTTLTSDVNSTLQQIAELTAAGCDIVRVACPSADDAEALPAIARKSQIPVIADIHFQPKYVFAAIEAGCAAVRVNPGNIKKFDDQVKEIAKAAADHGTSIRIGVNAGSLDKRLLEKYGKPTPEALVESAVWEASLFEEHGFRDFKISVKHNDPVVMVRAYELLAEAGDWPLHLGVTEAGPAFQGTIKSATAFGALLSRGIGDTIRVSLSAPPVEEVKVGIQILQSLNLRERKLEIVSCPSCGRAQVDVYTLAEQVTAGLEGMEVPLRVAVMGCVVNGPGEAREADLGVASGNGKGQIFVKGEVIKTVPESQIVETLIEEAMRIAEGMEPVEGATAEVQVS is encoded by the coding sequence ATGACTTCCATCGGTCTGGGCATGCCCGCCCTCCCGCCCCCGGTCCTCGCGCCGCGCCGTCCGACCCGCCAGATCAAGGTCGGTGCCGTGGGGGTGGGCAGTGACCACCCGATCTCGGTGCAGTCGATGACCACCACGTTGACCTCCGACGTCAACTCGACGCTCCAGCAGATCGCCGAGCTCACCGCGGCCGGGTGCGACATCGTGCGCGTGGCCTGCCCCAGCGCCGACGACGCGGAGGCACTGCCGGCGATCGCCCGGAAGTCGCAGATCCCGGTCATCGCCGACATCCACTTCCAGCCGAAGTACGTCTTCGCCGCGATCGAGGCGGGCTGCGCCGCGGTCCGCGTCAACCCCGGCAACATCAAGAAGTTCGACGACCAGGTCAAGGAGATCGCCAAGGCGGCCGCCGACCACGGCACGTCGATCCGCATCGGCGTCAACGCCGGCTCGCTCGACAAGCGCCTGCTGGAGAAGTATGGCAAGCCCACCCCCGAGGCCCTGGTGGAGTCCGCGGTCTGGGAGGCCAGCCTCTTCGAGGAGCACGGCTTCCGCGACTTCAAGATCTCGGTCAAGCACAACGACCCCGTCGTCATGGTGCGGGCCTACGAGCTGCTCGCCGAGGCCGGCGACTGGCCGCTTCACCTCGGCGTCACCGAGGCCGGCCCCGCCTTCCAGGGCACCATCAAGTCGGCCACCGCCTTCGGTGCGCTGCTGAGCCGCGGCATCGGCGACACGATCCGCGTCTCCCTCTCCGCCCCGCCGGTGGAGGAGGTCAAGGTCGGCATCCAGATCCTCCAGTCACTCAACCTGCGTGAGCGCAAGCTGGAGATCGTCTCGTGCCCATCCTGCGGCCGGGCCCAGGTCGACGTCTACACCCTCGCCGAGCAGGTCACTGCCGGGCTCGAGGGCATGGAGGTGCCGCTGCGCGTCGCCGTCATGGGCTGCGTCGTCAACGGTCCGGGCGAGGCCCGTGAGGCCGACCTCGGCGTCGCCTCGGGCAACGGCAAGGGTCAGATCTTCGTCAAGGGCGAGGTCATCAAGACCGTGCCCGAGTCGCAGATCGTGGAGACCTTGATCGAGGAGGCCATGCGCATCGCCGAGGGGATGGAGCCCGTGGAGGGCGCCACCGCGGAGGTCCAGGTCTCCTGA
- the nusA gene encoding transcription termination factor NusA yields MDIDLSILRMLEREKEISFDVLVEAIEQALLTAYHKTPGAQPRARVEVNRKSGHVAVMAPELDDDGNQIGEFDDTPDGFGRIAATTAKQVMLQRLRDAEDELRFGEFSGKEGDIVSGVIQQGRNADDVMVDLGKLEGLLPVSERVPGEDYTHGTRIKCLVVSVRKGMRGPQITLSRTHPSLVKKLFALEVPEIADGTVEIAAIAREAGHRTKIAVHSKVSGVNAKGACIGPMGSRVRNVMAELHGEKIDIVDYSDDPAELVAHALSPARVSSVEIIDAAAKACRVVVPDFQLSLAIGKEGQNARLAARLTGWRIDIRSDEESTP; encoded by the coding sequence ATGGACATCGACCTGAGCATCCTGCGGATGCTGGAGCGCGAGAAGGAGATCTCCTTCGACGTGCTCGTCGAGGCGATCGAGCAGGCCCTGCTCACGGCGTACCACAAGACGCCCGGCGCGCAGCCGCGTGCGCGCGTCGAGGTCAACCGCAAGAGCGGCCACGTGGCCGTGATGGCGCCCGAGCTCGACGACGACGGCAACCAGATCGGTGAGTTCGACGACACCCCCGACGGCTTCGGCCGCATCGCCGCCACGACGGCCAAGCAGGTCATGCTGCAGCGCCTGCGCGACGCCGAGGACGAGCTGCGCTTCGGCGAGTTCTCCGGCAAGGAGGGCGACATCGTCTCCGGCGTGATCCAGCAGGGCCGCAACGCCGACGACGTGATGGTCGACCTGGGCAAGCTCGAGGGGCTCCTGCCCGTCAGCGAGCGCGTCCCGGGGGAGGACTACACCCACGGCACGCGCATCAAGTGCCTGGTCGTCTCGGTGCGCAAGGGCATGCGGGGTCCGCAGATCACCCTGTCACGCACCCACCCGTCGCTGGTGAAGAAGCTCTTCGCCCTCGAGGTCCCCGAGATCGCCGACGGCACCGTCGAGATCGCCGCCATCGCCCGCGAGGCCGGTCACCGCACCAAGATCGCGGTCCACTCCAAGGTCTCCGGCGTCAACGCCAAGGGCGCCTGCATCGGCCCGATGGGGTCGCGCGTGCGCAACGTGATGGCCGAGTTGCACGGCGAGAAGATCGACATCGTCGACTACTCCGACGACCCGGCCGAGCTGGTCGCGCACGCGCTCTCACCGGCGCGGGTCTCGTCGGTGGAGATCATCGACGCGGCCGCCAAGGCGTGCCGCGTGGTCGTGCCCGACTTCCAGCTCTCGCTGGCGATCGGCAAGGAGGGGCAGAACGCCCGCCTGGCCGCCCGCCTGACGGGCTGGCGCATCGACATCCGCTCCGACGAGGAGTCCACCCCGTAG
- a CDS encoding site-2 protease family protein, whose translation MAIIGVEERDPLGPVSIVGGGRLAGETVSHDVIPGADKAAYLLMLIAGFNFFIGMFNFVPLLPLDGGHIAGALYEAVRRGLAKVFRRPDPGYFDVAKLLPVAYVVGVAMLVMGVVLIVGDLVVPVRLAG comes from the coding sequence ATGGCGATTATCGGGGTGGAGGAGCGTGACCCGCTCGGCCCGGTCTCGATCGTCGGTGGCGGTCGACTGGCCGGTGAGACCGTCTCTCACGACGTGATCCCCGGCGCCGACAAGGCGGCCTACCTGTTGATGCTGATCGCCGGCTTCAACTTCTTCATCGGCATGTTCAACTTCGTGCCGCTGCTTCCGCTCGACGGCGGCCACATCGCCGGTGCGCTCTACGAGGCCGTACGCCGCGGGCTCGCCAAGGTCTTCCGTCGCCCGGACCCCGGCTACTTCGACGTGGCGAAGCTGCTCCCGGTGGCGTACGTCGTCGGTGTGGCGATGCTGGTCATGGGTGTCGTGCTGATCGTCGGCGACCTGGTGGTCCCGGTCCGTCTGGCGGGCTGA
- a CDS encoding DUF4439 domain-containing protein, whose protein sequence is MRSLTRPTRRGVLAAGGAATLAVVASACDLSSSGTSEEEPARVDPDLRRVETVTAQARELASLVAGVAAAHPSLAARLGAIAACHEAHLEVLEGEDATRSPAPSEPVSLTPSSSPSPPPASSSATPDASAEVAFKDLVTRERAHVTTLGAEAGVAESGALARLFASMAAGLGMHLPALTRERRMSSPTTQVTALQEALAAEHAAVHLLGAFGGAVSAATDPTLHLLLKARHRRHRERREYLTVTLRGLGETPVAAEAAYALPEELGDSVVVREHGSRAEDLCAQAYATLVASSTTDLRAWAIEALAESATALTAWGTDPSPFPGAPELTA, encoded by the coding sequence ATGCGCTCCCTCACACGGCCGACCCGGCGCGGCGTGCTCGCCGCAGGTGGTGCGGCCACGCTGGCGGTCGTCGCGAGTGCCTGCGACCTCTCCTCGAGCGGCACCTCCGAGGAGGAGCCCGCGCGCGTCGACCCCGACCTGCGACGGGTCGAGACCGTCACCGCGCAGGCCCGCGAGCTCGCCTCGTTGGTGGCGGGCGTCGCGGCGGCGCACCCGTCGCTGGCCGCCCGGCTGGGCGCGATCGCCGCGTGCCACGAGGCCCACCTGGAGGTGCTCGAGGGCGAGGACGCCACGCGGAGCCCGGCGCCGTCCGAGCCTGTCTCCCTCACACCGTCTTCGTCACCCTCCCCGCCCCCCGCGTCCTCCTCCGCCACCCCCGACGCGTCGGCCGAGGTGGCGTTCAAGGACCTCGTGACCCGGGAGCGGGCCCACGTCACGACGTTGGGCGCCGAGGCCGGGGTCGCGGAGTCCGGCGCCCTCGCGCGGCTCTTCGCCTCGATGGCCGCCGGCCTGGGCATGCACCTCCCGGCCCTCACCAGGGAGCGACGCATGAGCAGTCCGACGACCCAGGTCACGGCCCTGCAGGAGGCGTTGGCCGCCGAGCACGCAGCCGTCCACCTCCTCGGCGCCTTCGGCGGCGCGGTCTCCGCGGCCACCGACCCGACGCTGCACCTGCTGCTGAAGGCACGCCACCGCCGTCACCGGGAGCGGCGCGAGTACCTCACGGTGACCCTGCGCGGCCTCGGCGAGACGCCGGTGGCAGCCGAGGCGGCGTACGCGTTGCCCGAGGAGCTGGGTGACTCCGTCGTCGTGCGCGAGCACGGCAGCCGTGCCGAGGACCTGTGCGCGCAGGCGTACGCCACGCTCGTCGCCTCCAGCACCACCGACCTGCGCGCCTGGGCGATCGAGGCGCTGGCCGAGTCCGCGACCGCGCTCACCGCGTGGGGAACCGACCCGTCGCCGTTCCCCGGCGCGCCGGAGCTGACCGCCTGA
- the rimP gene encoding ribosome maturation factor RimP → MSNAKTDATRERVEAALLGPLGELGLDVEAVELSAAGKRRVLRVAVDKDGGVTLDDVAEATRAVDGVLEDSDVMGEMPYLLEVTSRGVDRPLTLPRHWRRNAGRLVKVVLVEGGEVTGRIGASDDTTVTLDVDGHDHEVVYTDVAKALVQVEFNRKTKDEDED, encoded by the coding sequence GTGAGCAACGCGAAGACAGACGCCACCAGGGAGCGGGTCGAGGCAGCACTTCTCGGACCCCTCGGTGAGCTGGGACTGGACGTGGAAGCCGTCGAGCTCTCCGCGGCCGGCAAGCGCCGGGTCCTCCGGGTCGCCGTCGACAAGGACGGTGGCGTGACGCTCGACGACGTCGCCGAGGCGACGCGCGCCGTGGACGGAGTGCTCGAGGACTCCGACGTCATGGGCGAGATGCCCTACCTCCTCGAGGTGACCTCACGCGGGGTCGACCGACCCCTCACCCTGCCGCGCCACTGGCGGCGCAACGCCGGTCGACTGGTCAAGGTCGTCCTGGTCGAGGGCGGCGAGGTGACCGGCCGGATCGGGGCGAGCGACGACACGACCGTCACGCTCGACGTCGACGGCCACGACCACGAGGTGGTCTACACCGACGTCGCGAAGGCGCTGGTGCAGGTCGAGTTCAACCGCAAGACCAAGGACGAGGACGAAGACTGA